Proteins encoded in a region of the Nostoc sp. UHCC 0926 genome:
- a CDS encoding MupA/Atu3671 family FMN-dependent luciferase-like monooxygenase, producing the protein MTTSIEELLGLQPPTANRQKESNNQISFSLLFFSDVRKDVTDKQKYEFVRDITVFGDRAGFTAIYIPERHFYEFGSIFANSAVMASYLIPQTTRIRFRTAGISLPLHHPAEIVEWWAMNDILSGGRVDLGFGSGWNKPDFIYAPTEYAERRKICSEWIPLVQKLWRGETVAFPGPDGELIPIVVYPRPLQKELNVWLLVTKNDDGFFYAGRQGYNIFTMLYGNNFEAMREKIALYRQGREEGGHDPKKGIVTLMLHTLVHESRDLVHKVVELPFKAYIKSSLDAHVQALDDNEGVSAKEKAKILDYAYQRYVKTAAIFGTVDDGRKVIDEAIAIGVNDIACLVDFGVDYSLVKESLSYLEQLISHYSPYTK; encoded by the coding sequence ATGACTACTTCCATCGAAGAACTGCTCGGTCTACAGCCCCCGACTGCAAACCGTCAAAAGGAAAGTAACAACCAAATTTCATTCAGCTTGTTGTTTTTCTCTGACGTGAGGAAGGATGTGACGGATAAGCAGAAATATGAATTCGTGCGCGACATCACGGTGTTTGGCGATCGCGCAGGGTTTACGGCAATCTACATACCTGAGCGACACTTCTACGAGTTTGGTTCTATTTTCGCCAATTCGGCGGTGATGGCGTCCTATTTGATTCCGCAGACGACCCGGATTCGGTTTAGAACAGCGGGGATTTCCCTGCCTCTGCACCATCCGGCTGAAATCGTCGAGTGGTGGGCGATGAATGATATATTATCTGGTGGACGAGTGGATCTTGGTTTTGGGTCGGGATGGAACAAGCCGGATTTTATTTATGCGCCCACAGAATATGCTGAACGACGCAAGATTTGTAGTGAGTGGATTCCTCTGGTGCAAAAGCTTTGGCGTGGCGAAACTGTCGCCTTTCCCGGCCCGGACGGTGAACTAATACCGATTGTGGTTTATCCACGTCCCCTGCAAAAGGAACTGAATGTCTGGCTGCTGGTCACAAAGAATGATGACGGTTTTTTTTACGCAGGTCGTCAAGGCTACAACATTTTCACCATGCTCTACGGAAATAACTTTGAAGCTATGCGAGAAAAGATCGCATTATATCGTCAGGGACGGGAGGAAGGGGGTCACGATCCCAAGAAAGGCATAGTGACTCTAATGCTACATACGTTGGTTCACGAAAGCCGTGACTTGGTGCATAAGGTTGTTGAATTACCCTTTAAGGCGTATATCAAAAGTTCTCTAGACGCGCACGTACAAGCACTGGATGATAATGAAGGTGTCTCAGCGAAAGAGAAGGCCAAAATACTCGATTATGCATATCAACGCTATGTTAAAACAGCAGCTATTTTCGGCACCGTGGACGACGGCAGGAAAGTCATTGACGAAGCGATCGCCATCGGTGTTAACGATATCGCCTGCTTGGTTGATTTCGGAGTGGATTACTCCTTGGTAAAGGAGTCGCTCTCCTACCTGGAACAATTGATTTCGCATTATTCGCCATATACTAAATAA